In Malania oleifera isolate guangnan ecotype guangnan chromosome 8, ASM2987363v1, whole genome shotgun sequence, a single window of DNA contains:
- the LOC131161501 gene encoding uncharacterized protein LOC131161501, translating into MDSSSAPCNGHSQALSKEREYSSFRTTQKHPSLRQTQLPSPTSSFSSSSSSSLSSPDNSPKTHLQFSRIPFSWEKLPGVPKKQFSRKKDPSLEALLPLPPSAGPNSSKRVTMGDIIRIRRKKPNESIRRDPFFAAFLECSKDDDGRERSLDHLWKAAGVSRSSSDWFGFASLPYSCKRACSVSDSIMYIPRSSNNAGEVWHRRSH; encoded by the coding sequence ATGGATTCTTCTTCAGCACCCTGTAATGGCCACTCCCAAGCACTCTCCAAGGAGAGAGAGTACTCCTCATTTCGGACCACCCAGAAACACCCCTCCCTTCGCCAGACCCAGCTCCCATCTCCTACCTCGTCCTTCTCATCATCTTCCTCCTCGTCCTTGTCTTCACCCGATAATTCACCCAAGACTCACCTTCAATTTTCTCGCATTCCATTTTCTTGGGAAAAGTTGCCAGGAGTTCCCAAGAAACAATTTTCTCGGAAAAAAGACCCTTCCCTGGAAGCACTCCTCCCACTGCCTCCCTCTGCCGGCCCCAACTCCTCCAAGAGAGTCACCATGGGCGACATAATTCGAATCCGAAGGAAAAAGCCCAACGAGAGCATTAGAAGGGATCCGTTCTTCGCGGCGTTTCTCGAGTGCTCCAAGGATGACGATGGTCGCGAAAGAAGCCTAGACCATCTATGGAAGGCGGCCGGTGTGTCACGGAGCTCAAGCGACTGGTTCGGATTTGCCAGTCTGCCGTATTCTTGCAAGAGGGCCTGCTCTGTTTCAGACTCAATCATGTATATTCCAAGATCAAGCAATAATGCCGGCGAAGTATGGCACCGGCGTTCTCACTGA